A single region of the Austwickia chelonae genome encodes:
- the pepN gene encoding aminopeptidase N, which yields MTTNLSRTDTRHRSARVNISSYQVEIDLSESADQASDTFPTSSTITLASREPETFLDFIGASVDEVLVNGESREVDYDGARIRVTGLRTCADPAALVPVDRRPNLSDHLVASSLNTITVRGRARYSRSGEGLHRYLDPADGNTYLYTQFEPSDARLVFANCEQPDLKAVFEVTVTAPAEWEVLGNQPEVSRADAGTSTSGQALVRCCFAPTPPLSTYLVCVAAGPYRRWSDSWTGTVLDHATGVESTLTVPLSVFCRRSLAESFDPENVLTVTRQGFDYFHELFRSPYPWGKYDSIFVPEYNLGAMENPGLVTFSDSAYVFQSGSTRADHEQRANTILHEMSHMWFGDLVTPQWWDDLWLKESFADYMGSAASAEATEFTEAWTAFCARRKGWAYRADQLPTTHPIVADIPDVEAAEQNFDGITYAKGAAVVKQLIAYVGQEAFHSAIRAYFAEHAYGSTTLADVLAALEEHSGRELTSWSRLWLETTGMSTLTPQVQADQDGRIVDLSICQEGHDLVSGGPVVRPHRLVVGLYTRQGEELCRTDRIELDLVEPVTSVPQVVGKPAPDLIVVNDDDLTYAKARLDERSRETALTSLTSISSSLTRACLWAALWNDCRDGLLPATSFVSFVMDQAPAEPGVALVTTALQRAVDAAHSFVPKPSRAAAVESIVETAWQRLHDGSAGPDHQLAWARALASASLSCDSRAVEIRELLDGGAEVPGLVVGPQLRWQLWRALAATGHAGEQELAEERHRDATSAAPVRHRLAVASMPSAHAKQSAWTAAVADDRLTNEELSASAAGFATPGQEWLREDYVDSYFAMLRELWAGRSTELADRAVIGLFPDAGDLRVGLPPEEHRLPAAGLAWLAGNPDAPGALRRRVTELVDEAMWSLRVQGYFATS from the coding sequence GTGACGACGAACCTGAGCCGTACGGACACGCGGCACCGCAGCGCCCGGGTGAACATCTCCAGCTACCAGGTGGAGATCGACCTGTCGGAGAGCGCCGATCAGGCCTCCGACACCTTCCCCACGTCCAGCACGATCACGCTGGCCAGCCGGGAACCGGAGACTTTTCTGGACTTCATCGGGGCCTCGGTGGACGAGGTCCTGGTCAACGGGGAGTCCCGTGAGGTCGACTACGACGGAGCCCGGATCCGGGTGACCGGTCTGCGCACCTGCGCCGACCCCGCAGCGTTGGTCCCTGTCGACCGCCGTCCGAACCTGAGCGACCACCTGGTGGCCAGCTCCTTGAACACGATCACCGTCCGGGGTCGTGCCCGGTACAGCCGCAGCGGGGAAGGCCTGCACCGCTACCTCGACCCGGCCGACGGGAACACCTACCTGTACACCCAGTTCGAGCCCTCGGACGCGCGTCTCGTCTTCGCGAACTGTGAACAGCCCGACCTGAAGGCCGTCTTCGAGGTCACGGTCACCGCGCCTGCCGAATGGGAGGTGCTCGGCAACCAGCCGGAGGTCTCCCGGGCGGACGCGGGGACCTCGACCAGTGGGCAGGCCTTGGTGCGCTGCTGTTTTGCGCCGACCCCGCCCCTGTCGACCTATCTGGTGTGCGTGGCCGCCGGACCGTACCGGCGATGGTCGGATTCATGGACGGGGACGGTCCTCGACCATGCCACCGGTGTGGAATCGACCTTGACGGTGCCGCTGTCGGTGTTCTGCCGGCGCAGTCTCGCGGAGAGCTTCGACCCGGAGAACGTGCTGACGGTCACCCGCCAGGGGTTCGACTATTTCCACGAGCTCTTCCGCAGCCCGTACCCGTGGGGGAAGTACGACTCGATCTTCGTCCCGGAGTACAACCTGGGCGCGATGGAGAATCCCGGCCTGGTGACCTTCTCCGACAGCGCGTATGTCTTCCAGTCCGGGTCGACCCGGGCCGATCACGAGCAGCGCGCCAACACGATCCTGCACGAGATGAGCCACATGTGGTTCGGCGACCTGGTCACCCCGCAGTGGTGGGACGACCTGTGGTTGAAGGAGTCCTTCGCCGACTACATGGGATCGGCGGCCAGCGCGGAGGCCACCGAGTTCACCGAGGCATGGACGGCCTTCTGTGCTCGACGTAAGGGGTGGGCCTACCGGGCCGACCAGCTGCCGACGACTCATCCGATCGTCGCGGACATCCCCGACGTGGAGGCTGCGGAGCAGAATTTCGACGGCATCACCTACGCCAAGGGTGCGGCCGTGGTGAAACAGCTGATCGCCTACGTCGGGCAGGAGGCCTTCCACTCGGCGATCCGCGCCTACTTCGCCGAGCACGCTTATGGTTCGACGACACTCGCAGATGTCCTGGCCGCGCTGGAGGAGCACAGCGGACGTGAGCTGACCTCGTGGTCGAGGTTGTGGTTGGAGACCACCGGCATGTCGACCCTGACCCCGCAGGTACAGGCCGACCAGGACGGACGCATCGTCGACCTGTCGATCTGCCAGGAGGGGCACGACCTGGTGTCCGGGGGGCCGGTGGTGCGCCCGCATCGGCTGGTGGTGGGCTTGTACACCCGTCAGGGGGAGGAACTGTGCCGGACCGACCGGATCGAACTGGACCTGGTCGAGCCGGTCACCTCGGTGCCGCAGGTGGTGGGGAAACCGGCGCCGGATCTGATCGTGGTGAACGACGACGACCTGACCTATGCCAAGGCCCGGTTGGACGAACGGTCCCGGGAGACGGCGTTGACGTCCTTGACCTCGATTTCGTCGTCGTTGACCAGGGCATGCCTGTGGGCAGCGTTGTGGAACGACTGCCGGGACGGTCTGCTCCCGGCCACGAGTTTCGTGTCCTTCGTGATGGATCAAGCACCGGCCGAACCCGGGGTGGCTCTGGTGACGACGGCCCTGCAACGGGCGGTCGACGCGGCGCACTCGTTCGTACCGAAACCTTCTCGGGCGGCGGCGGTGGAGTCGATCGTGGAGACGGCTTGGCAGCGGTTGCACGACGGATCGGCCGGCCCGGACCATCAGCTGGCGTGGGCGAGGGCGCTCGCGTCGGCGTCGTTGAGCTGTGACAGCCGGGCTGTGGAGATCCGTGAGCTGTTGGACGGAGGTGCGGAGGTGCCCGGTCTGGTGGTCGGTCCGCAGCTGCGCTGGCAGTTGTGGCGGGCGTTGGCGGCGACAGGTCATGCCGGGGAGCAGGAGCTCGCCGAGGAGCGGCACCGGGATGCCACGTCGGCGGCTCCGGTGCGTCACCGGTTGGCGGTGGCCAGTATGCCGAGCGCTCATGCGAAACAGTCGGCCTGGACGGCGGCGGTCGCCGATGACCGGTTGACGAACGAGGAACTGTCCGCCTCCGCGGCAGGTTTTGCGACGCCGGGTCAGGAATGGCTCCGGGAGGACTACGTCGATTCCTATTTCGCGATGCTGCGTGAGCTGTGGGCGGGGCGGAGCACGGAGCTCGCCGACCGGGCGGTGATCGGTCTCTTCCCGGACGCCGGTGACCTGCGGGTGGGGCTGCCTCCTGAGGAGCATCGGCTTCCGGCTGCGGGCCTGGCCTGGTTGGCGGGGAATCCGGATGCGCCGGGGGCCTTGCGTCGGCGGGTGACCGAACTGGTCGACGAGGCGATGTGGTCCTTGCGGGTCCAGGGGTATTTCGCGACGTCCTGA
- a CDS encoding HAD hydrolase family protein — MNDVRKMPRLAMLDVDGTLRDESGWKPSAAHLIEALHDAGLVVALCSGRNTESLHGSAKEFPQISLIAPGSGSLVQARTDDGWTTLANRSISPETVSWIAAQTAEADMELWAYTDDAWIVESVNERVTAESHYVGAQATVGSFSDRDDIVKMLAFPLSRRQRQVLERIDAQRDLAAVQSYPGYFDIVRAEAAATKGGDVLTDHLGIGWDQVIAMGDGENDLGMLSKAGTAMAMAPLRSTLLDPAGPDQRRFDCPDLATAIGHLVELGVIAAG; from the coding sequence ATGAACGACGTCCGGAAGATGCCCCGACTGGCCATGTTGGATGTCGACGGCACCCTGCGCGACGAGAGCGGATGGAAGCCTTCTGCGGCCCATCTCATCGAAGCTCTGCACGACGCCGGCCTGGTCGTGGCCCTGTGCTCGGGGCGAAACACCGAATCGTTGCACGGGTCGGCCAAGGAATTCCCCCAGATCTCCCTGATCGCTCCGGGCAGCGGTTCCCTCGTCCAGGCGCGGACCGATGACGGGTGGACGACCTTGGCGAACCGTTCGATCAGCCCCGAGACGGTCTCCTGGATCGCCGCCCAGACCGCTGAAGCGGACATGGAGCTCTGGGCGTACACCGACGACGCCTGGATCGTGGAATCGGTCAACGAACGGGTCACTGCCGAATCCCACTACGTCGGAGCCCAGGCCACGGTGGGCTCCTTCAGCGACCGGGACGACATCGTGAAGATGCTGGCCTTCCCGCTGTCGCGGCGCCAACGTCAGGTCCTCGAACGCATCGATGCCCAGCGCGACCTGGCAGCGGTGCAGTCCTACCCGGGATATTTCGACATCGTCCGGGCCGAGGCCGCCGCCACCAAGGGCGGCGACGTCCTGACCGATCATCTGGGCATCGGCTGGGACCAGGTCATCGCGATGGGCGACGGGGAGAACGACCTGGGCATGTTGAGCAAGGCCGGGACGGCGATGGCGATGGCCCCGCTACGTTCGACCCTGCTGGACCCCGCCGGGCCGGATCAGCGCCGTTTCGACTGCCCCGACCTGGCGACCGCGATCGGTCACCTGGTCGAGCTGGGAGTCATTGCCGCCGGCTGA
- a CDS encoding inositol monophosphatase family protein codes for MDTQAVLELMQDVAAQVITPRFRALASGEVIEKKPGDLVTVADREAEVLITAALLADNPSVLVVGEEATSADDTLLGKLATAEHAYTVDPVDGTKNFVHGRAEHAVMVSELKRGETVRAWIWQPELGHAFVAERGAGAFADGVRLGPAWPGEDVDPTTLRVLTSRPTHEGVHGDLTLSPSAWCCGVDYPWVITGKAQAILYTNTFPWDHAPGALFLEETGGVVRRPDGSAYRPGEYRPGGLLVAASPQVWDTVFPRVRHLMP; via the coding sequence GTGGACACTCAGGCCGTACTCGAACTCATGCAGGATGTCGCCGCCCAGGTCATCACCCCGCGTTTCCGGGCGTTGGCCAGCGGCGAGGTGATAGAGAAGAAGCCAGGAGACCTGGTCACGGTCGCCGACCGTGAGGCCGAGGTCCTGATCACCGCGGCGCTGCTCGCCGACAACCCCTCCGTCCTGGTCGTCGGGGAAGAAGCGACGAGCGCCGACGACACCCTGCTCGGGAAACTGGCCACCGCCGAACACGCCTACACCGTGGACCCGGTCGACGGCACCAAGAACTTCGTCCACGGTCGCGCCGAACACGCGGTCATGGTCTCCGAACTGAAACGCGGTGAGACGGTCCGCGCCTGGATCTGGCAACCTGAGCTGGGGCACGCCTTCGTCGCCGAACGCGGAGCCGGGGCTTTCGCCGACGGAGTGCGCCTCGGCCCGGCCTGGCCCGGGGAGGACGTCGACCCGACGACATTGCGGGTGCTGACCAGTCGGCCCACCCATGAAGGGGTGCACGGTGACCTGACGCTCAGCCCGTCAGCCTGGTGTTGCGGAGTCGACTATCCGTGGGTGATCACCGGGAAAGCGCAAGCGATCCTCTACACGAACACCTTCCCGTGGGATCACGCCCCGGGCGCCTTGTTCCTGGAGGAGACCGGCGGGGTCGTGCGCAGACCGGACGGGTCGGCCTACCGGCCGGGTGAATACCGGCCTGGAGGCCTGCTCGTGGCCGCGTCCCCGCAGGTGTGGGACACGGTCTTCCCACGGGTACGCCACTTGATGCCCTGA